Proteins encoded within one genomic window of Bacillus thuringiensis:
- a CDS encoding PadR family transcriptional regulator, which translates to MNRDKNLPLTETTYYVLLALLEPAHGYLIMQKVEELSNHQVKIAAGTLYGAVENLLKQGLIESVKSEDKRRKVYVITERGKEVLHLDFMRMQHIIEVTKSLLHV; encoded by the coding sequence ATGAATAGAGATAAAAATTTACCATTAACGGAAACAACGTATTACGTACTTTTAGCTTTATTAGAGCCAGCACATGGATATTTAATTATGCAAAAGGTGGAGGAACTGAGTAATCATCAAGTGAAAATTGCAGCGGGTACATTGTATGGGGCGGTTGAAAATTTATTAAAACAAGGGTTAATAGAATCGGTAAAAAGTGAAGATAAACGAAGAAAAGTGTATGTCATTACGGAACGTGGGAAAGAAGTATTGCATTTAGACTTTATGAGAATGCAGCACATTATTGAGGTTACAAAAAGTTTATTACACGTATAG
- a CDS encoding DUF4256 domain-containing protein: MTNNKNELSVEQQEELLTVLKARFEKNTNRHEDLEWAKVEAKLAANPEKLWSLNEMEVTGGEPDVIAYDKEKDEYTFCDCSKESPKGRRSLCYDREALESRKKHQPENTVIDVANAMGIELLTEEQYRELQKLGNFDMKSSSWVQTPSDIRELGGALFCDYRFGHVFVYHNGADSYYAARGFRGSLRV; the protein is encoded by the coding sequence ATGACAAATAATAAAAATGAGTTATCAGTAGAACAACAAGAAGAATTATTAACAGTATTAAAGGCTCGTTTTGAGAAGAATACGAACCGCCATGAAGATCTTGAATGGGCTAAAGTTGAAGCGAAGTTGGCTGCTAATCCTGAAAAATTGTGGTCACTTAATGAAATGGAAGTAACTGGTGGTGAGCCAGATGTTATTGCTTATGATAAAGAGAAGGATGAGTATACTTTCTGTGATTGTTCAAAGGAGAGCCCTAAAGGCCGCAGAAGTCTTTGTTATGATCGTGAAGCGCTAGAATCAAGAAAAAAACATCAACCAGAAAATACGGTTATTGATGTAGCGAATGCTATGGGTATTGAACTATTAACTGAAGAGCAATATCGAGAGTTGCAAAAACTTGGGAATTTTGACATGAAATCATCAAGTTGGGTACAAACACCTTCAGATATTAGAGAGCTTGGTGGCGCACTCTTCTGTGATTATCGCTTCGGACATGTTTTTGTATACCATAATGGAGCAGATTCTTACTATGCTGCCAGAGGTTTTCGTGGTTCTTTAAGAGTTTAA
- a CDS encoding general stress protein produces the protein METKYSKPFVYEFITEKEVMNAANDLVKKGIDQKDIYVLTHEKERTDRIADNADVNTIGIQEEGLGTSIINVFQKTGDQLRNKMQELGLNEEEANFYEEKLDEGKILLFVKDLERVGEWLHERRCMYSI, from the coding sequence ATGGAAACGAAGTATAGTAAACCTTTTGTATATGAATTTATTACGGAGAAAGAGGTCATGAATGCGGCGAATGATCTCGTGAAGAAAGGGATAGACCAAAAAGATATTTACGTATTAACACACGAGAAAGAAAGGACAGATAGAATCGCAGACAATGCAGACGTGAATACAATTGGTATACAAGAGGAGGGACTTGGGACAAGTATTATTAATGTCTTTCAAAAAACGGGAGATCAGTTAAGAAATAAGATGCAGGAGTTAGGGCTTAATGAAGAAGAAGCGAACTTCTACGAAGAAAAGCTAGATGAAGGGAAAATCTTGTTATTCGTTAAAGATTTAGAAAGAGTCGGTGAATGGTTACACGAAAGAAGATGCATGTATTCTATTTAA
- a CDS encoding CsbD family protein — translation MSKSGLKEQITGKVEKKKGQVKEGIGEVTEDRKLKNEGKWDKTKGTIKEKVGKVKQKISDGLDNKE, via the coding sequence ATGAGTAAGAGCGGGCTAAAAGAACAAATTACTGGTAAAGTGGAAAAGAAAAAGGGACAAGTAAAAGAAGGAATTGGTGAAGTCACAGAAGATAGAAAGTTGAAAAATGAAGGGAAGTGGGACAAGACGAAGGGAACGATAAAAGAAAAAGTCGGAAAAGTGAAACAAAAGATAAGTGATGGGTTGGATAATAAAGAATAA
- a CDS encoding lipoprotein — MKKIISICALTALSFTLIGCASTSATDKSPQAKQEQKQNAFQLNSANITDIEILSIKNNNVSKSQTDNEEMIQSIVSAVQKGTPKQITLDQKKRESAHSTITITYKDDAKDEFLVWVDNKEQITIAKDEKKDKVEGVIVNIKDAKMMKDFFKKTS, encoded by the coding sequence ATGAAAAAAATCATATCTATATGCGCTCTAACCGCTCTATCTTTCACTTTAATAGGCTGTGCCAGTACCTCAGCTACAGACAAATCTCCACAAGCTAAACAAGAACAGAAACAAAATGCCTTTCAATTAAACTCCGCAAATATTACAGATATCGAAATACTTAGCATAAAAAATAACAACGTTTCAAAATCTCAAACCGACAACGAAGAAATGATACAATCTATCGTTTCAGCAGTTCAAAAAGGCACTCCTAAGCAAATCACACTAGATCAAAAAAAGAGAGAATCTGCACATTCTACTATTACCATTACATATAAAGATGACGCAAAAGACGAATTTCTTGTGTGGGTTGATAATAAGGAACAAATTACGATTGCTAAAGATGAGAAGAAAGATAAGGTAGAAGGTGTGATAGTAAATATTAAAGATGCTAAAATGATGAAGGATTTTTTTAAGAAGACATCTTAG
- a CDS encoding ferritin-like domain-containing protein — translation MSHDVKELIEGLNEDLAGEYSAIIMYNHNAATVSGIYRQVLKPFFESEISDEQGHALYLAEKIKTLGGTPTTIPLRVKQVEDVREMLEYARQSEYETIKRYETRKEQAAKLNMTELVVKLEDMIADETNHMEELDRLLNDKAMVLN, via the coding sequence ATGTCACACGATGTGAAAGAACTAATCGAAGGATTGAATGAAGATTTAGCAGGAGAATACTCGGCAATTATTATGTATAACCATAATGCAGCTACAGTTTCTGGTATATATAGACAAGTATTAAAGCCTTTCTTTGAATCTGAAATTAGTGATGAACAAGGACATGCCCTATATTTAGCAGAGAAAATTAAGACGCTAGGTGGTACACCTACTACAATCCCTTTACGAGTGAAACAAGTAGAAGATGTTAGAGAAATGTTAGAATACGCTAGACAATCAGAATATGAAACAATTAAGCGTTATGAAACGAGAAAAGAACAGGCAGCGAAATTAAATATGACAGAGTTAGTTGTAAAGTTAGAAGATATGATCGCAGATGAAACAAATCATATGGAAGAATTGGATCGTCTTTTAAATGACAAAGCAATGGTGCTAAATTAA
- the rsbV gene encoding anti sigma b factor antagonist RsbV — MMNLAINILQNDVGYTVQLNGEIDAYTASDLKNKIMPIASEKEVHIVVDFTKVDYMDSTGLGVFIALLKAVKKNDGKLEFIGVSKRLKRLFDITGLTEILNLNSDFEKVERR; from the coding sequence ATGATGAATTTGGCAATAAATATTTTGCAAAATGATGTAGGTTATACTGTACAACTTAATGGTGAAATTGATGCGTATACGGCATCAGATCTGAAAAATAAGATTATGCCTATTGCAAGCGAAAAAGAGGTTCATATTGTAGTAGATTTTACTAAGGTAGATTATATGGATAGTACAGGTTTAGGCGTTTTTATAGCTTTATTAAAAGCAGTTAAGAAAAATGATGGAAAACTAGAGTTTATTGGTGTATCTAAAAGGTTAAAAAGATTATTTGATATTACAGGGTTAACAGAAATATTAAATTTGAATTCCGATTTTGAAAAAGTAGAAAGAAGGTGA
- a CDS encoding S-layer homology domain-containing protein — protein sequence MNFKQLILAGTVIASTTLTPLTNVQAENTIGFKDVPENHWSYKAIMDLKEKNIVAGYGNGMFGFGDNITRGQVARLIYAYLKPVDELTTQNPFTDIEGHMFEKEILALNKAGIMNGFGNGKFGPDNVLTREQLAVVLTKAFNFQATSTTTFKDVDKNYWATSAISALQENKITTGTGDNKFEPQSLVTREQYALFLYNAIIKSEKPEKEPESKPTVIPQELATDDVYYDKDYWVNGSSVLKKSISKEAQNLVTEINAKYNVNLKYSDIGGPSSEVFLKTPNLRGFADFGSNFYVRGNNENDFFVMFVIDNAKDDKSLIELAKKWISMINPNLDLSKEIDTRLASNIEKDEYDVGDTHKLMIEKNNLKIDISLTSQFYNSDQMFIKVYK from the coding sequence ATGAATTTTAAACAATTAATTTTAGCAGGGACAGTTATTGCATCAACAACACTAACTCCTCTAACAAATGTGCAAGCAGAAAATACAATAGGATTTAAAGATGTTCCTGAAAATCACTGGTCTTATAAAGCAATTATGGATTTAAAAGAGAAAAATATTGTAGCTGGTTATGGAAACGGAATGTTTGGTTTTGGTGATAACATTACACGAGGACAAGTAGCTAGACTAATATATGCTTACTTAAAGCCAGTAGATGAACTTACAACACAAAATCCTTTCACAGATATAGAAGGGCATATGTTTGAAAAAGAAATTTTAGCTCTTAATAAAGCTGGTATTATGAACGGATTTGGTAATGGGAAGTTTGGTCCAGATAATGTTTTAACACGTGAACAATTAGCTGTTGTATTAACAAAGGCATTTAACTTCCAAGCAACATCTACTACCACTTTCAAAGATGTTGATAAAAATTACTGGGCAACAAGTGCTATCAGCGCATTACAAGAAAATAAAATCACGACGGGCACGGGTGATAATAAATTTGAACCGCAAAGTCTCGTGACTCGTGAGCAGTATGCACTATTCTTATACAATGCAATTATTAAATCTGAAAAACCAGAAAAAGAGCCTGAGTCAAAGCCTACTGTTATCCCGCAAGAGTTAGCGACTGATGATGTTTACTATGATAAAGATTATTGGGTGAATGGATCATCTGTATTAAAAAAATCTATCTCTAAGGAAGCACAAAATCTTGTTACTGAAATTAATGCAAAATATAATGTGAATTTAAAGTACAGTGATATAGGAGGTCCATCTTCAGAAGTATTTTTAAAAACTCCTAACTTAAGAGGATTTGCTGATTTCGGTAGCAATTTCTATGTACGTGGTAATAATGAGAATGACTTTTTTGTCATGTTTGTAATCGATAATGCTAAAGATGACAAATCATTAATAGAGTTAGCCAAAAAATGGATTAGCATGATAAATCCGAACTTAGATTTAAGTAAAGAAATTGATACACGATTAGCTTCTAATATAGAAAAAGATGAATATGATGTAGGGGATACACACAAGCTTATGATAGAAAAAAATAATCTTAAAATAGATATAAGCTTAACTTCACAATTTTATAATAGCGATCAAATGTTTATTAAAGTCTATAAATAA
- a CDS encoding DUF2812 domain-containing protein produces MMWRLKFFLDFEKEEKWLEEMAWKGYQLESTTFGYTFRYTEPEDATIRIDHRVFSRKSEFINYCTLFEDSGWEHIAGNRWSGTYYFKKINEESEDDIFSDQMSRAGKYKRLSKTFLELAICYLPILFLFMYNNTINVDAFVNPKELYLTPGLWDKQGVSFLWSFLFETPFALMRGLFWTFIPVATCMFFICSYKANRLYEARR; encoded by the coding sequence ATGATGTGGAGATTGAAATTCTTTTTAGACTTTGAGAAAGAGGAAAAATGGTTAGAAGAGATGGCTTGGAAAGGCTATCAACTAGAAAGCACTACATTTGGTTATACATTTAGATATACAGAACCCGAAGATGCGACGATTAGAATAGACCATAGAGTATTTAGTAGAAAAAGTGAATTTATTAATTACTGCACGTTATTTGAAGATAGTGGCTGGGAGCATATAGCTGGTAATCGGTGGTCAGGTACGTACTATTTTAAAAAGATAAATGAAGAAAGTGAAGATGACATTTTCTCAGATCAAATGTCACGAGCGGGGAAGTATAAACGTCTATCTAAAACCTTTTTAGAATTAGCGATCTGTTATTTGCCGATATTATTTCTATTTATGTATAATAACACGATTAATGTAGATGCATTTGTAAATCCGAAAGAACTATACTTGACGCCTGGATTATGGGATAAGCAAGGCGTATCATTTCTATGGTCATTCTTATTTGAAACACCATTTGCATTAATGAGAGGACTGTTTTGGACGTTTATCCCCGTTGCGACATGTATGTTTTTCATTTGCTCGTATAAAGCAAATCGGTTGTATGAGGCGAGAAGATGA
- a CDS encoding CheR family methyltransferase: protein MENKYYNFDPSVDTDKRTNLEIDLLLEAVFKLSGFDFRQYARTSIYRRICNRMQLSNIPTISKLIEKVIHEEGFLEQLLNDFSINVTEMFRNPIFFKALREHVIPELRKHPEIRIWHAGCATGEEVLSMSILLHEEGLSEKSVIYATDMNTNVLEKAKQGILPLNKMQTYTKNYLQAGGTQAFSNYYSTDNRFAYFNPSLLQNIIFAQHNLVTDQSFNEFHIILCRNVLIYFTSKLQNQVQQLFYESLGHNGFLCLGNKETLRFSNIMPHYTQFNPSEQIYQKIQ from the coding sequence GTGGAAAATAAGTATTATAATTTTGATCCATCAGTAGATACGGATAAGCGTACGAACTTAGAAATTGACTTACTATTAGAAGCGGTATTTAAACTATCAGGATTTGATTTTCGCCAATATGCTCGCACTTCTATTTATAGAAGAATTTGCAATAGAATGCAGCTCTCTAATATCCCTACCATTTCAAAATTAATTGAAAAGGTAATTCATGAGGAAGGGTTTTTAGAACAGTTATTAAACGATTTCTCGATTAATGTAACTGAGATGTTCCGTAACCCTATCTTTTTTAAGGCGCTAAGAGAGCATGTTATTCCTGAATTAAGAAAGCATCCTGAAATTAGAATTTGGCATGCTGGATGCGCAACTGGTGAAGAAGTATTATCAATGTCCATCTTACTTCACGAAGAAGGATTAAGTGAAAAGTCGGTTATTTACGCAACAGATATGAATACAAATGTGTTAGAAAAAGCAAAACAAGGCATTCTTCCGTTAAATAAAATGCAAACTTATACGAAAAACTATTTACAAGCTGGCGGTACACAAGCATTTTCTAACTATTATTCAACAGATAATCGTTTTGCTTATTTTAATCCGTCATTGTTGCAAAACATTATTTTTGCACAACATAATTTAGTAACCGATCAATCTTTTAACGAATTTCACATTATACTTTGCCGTAACGTTTTAATTTACTTTACAAGTAAACTTCAAAACCAAGTACAGCAACTATTTTATGAAAGTTTAGGTCACAATGGATTTCTATGTTTAGGAAATAAAGAAACTCTTCGTTTTTCAAATATAATGCCGCATTATACCCAATTTAATCCTAGTGAACAAATTTATCAAAAAATACAATAA
- the sigB gene encoding RNA polymerase sigma factor SigB encodes MMEIQSQPTNLTKEDVIKLIAEFQQNQCGEAQERLVDHYKNLVYSIAYRYSKGGPMHEDIIQVGMLGLLGAIRRYDYSIGNAFEPFAIPTIVGEIKKYLRDKTWGIHVPRRIKDLGGKIKLAIEELTDHLQRSPKIIEIADHLGLSEEEVLEIMDAKNNYRVSSLDDVVENASDGSSVARIESVGEVEQGYEETERRLVLKDIFNVLNETEKSVIHYIFEENLNQKDTGERLGISQMHVSRIKRQAISKLKQAAFLDT; translated from the coding sequence ATGATGGAAATCCAATCTCAACCTACGAATCTTACTAAAGAAGACGTTATTAAACTAATTGCAGAATTTCAACAAAACCAATGTGGTGAAGCGCAGGAAAGGTTAGTTGATCATTATAAAAATCTCGTATATTCCATTGCATATCGCTATTCAAAAGGCGGGCCAATGCATGAGGATATTATACAAGTAGGAATGTTAGGACTCTTAGGCGCAATAAGAAGGTATGATTATTCGATAGGGAATGCTTTTGAGCCGTTTGCAATACCTACGATAGTAGGGGAAATAAAGAAGTATTTACGTGATAAAACATGGGGCATTCACGTTCCAAGGCGAATTAAAGATTTAGGCGGAAAAATTAAACTCGCGATAGAGGAGCTAACAGATCATTTGCAGCGTTCACCAAAGATTATAGAGATTGCGGATCATTTAGGACTATCCGAAGAGGAAGTGCTAGAAATTATGGATGCGAAAAATAATTATCGAGTATCTTCCTTAGATGATGTAGTTGAAAATGCATCTGATGGCAGTTCGGTAGCGAGAATTGAATCTGTAGGTGAAGTAGAGCAAGGATATGAAGAGACAGAAAGGCGTCTCGTTTTAAAGGATATTTTTAACGTATTAAATGAAACGGAAAAGAGTGTTATTCATTATATATTTGAAGAAAATTTAAATCAAAAAGATACAGGGGAACGGTTAGGTATTTCACAAATGCACGTTTCTCGTATTAAAAGACAAGCGATAAGTAAGTTGAAACAAGCCGCATTTTTAGATACATAA
- a CDS encoding fused response regulator/phosphatase has translation MSILIVDDNPVNIFVIEKILKQAGYQDLVSLNSAQELFEYIHFGEDSSRHKEIDLILLDIMMPEIDGLEVCRRLQKEEKFKDIPIIFVTALEDANKLAEALDMGAMDYITKPINKVELLARMRVALRLKSELNWHKEQEKNLRNELDLATQVQRNLLSSPLREDHIKIEASYLPSFKLAGDMYYWYKIDENRYGIILLDVMGHGVSASLVCMFISSVLRETIKCLIDPELVIKELNKYMTLLHNENDNIPYYFTAIYLVVNTENRTIEYVNAGHPSGYVLVDETNVVELDRGSCAVGFFDEIKVKKTVIPFEKNAQILLFTDGVLEAIANDEFESEEKLRTFTERKWGDLEGEIEGFYKEEQKKAQSDDMCLIMIQTNAK, from the coding sequence GTGTCCATTTTAATTGTCGATGATAATCCGGTTAACATCTTTGTAATTGAAAAAATTTTGAAACAAGCCGGATATCAGGATCTTGTATCGCTGAATTCTGCACAAGAGCTTTTCGAATACATCCATTTTGGAGAAGATTCTTCCAGGCATAAAGAAATAGATTTAATACTATTAGATATTATGATGCCTGAAATTGATGGACTTGAAGTTTGTAGGCGATTACAAAAAGAGGAGAAGTTTAAAGATATTCCTATTATTTTTGTTACAGCTTTAGAGGATGCAAATAAATTGGCCGAAGCTCTTGATATGGGGGCAATGGATTATATTACGAAACCTATAAATAAAGTTGAACTATTAGCACGTATGCGTGTAGCATTACGCTTGAAATCGGAATTAAATTGGCATAAAGAACAAGAAAAAAATCTGCGGAATGAACTAGATTTAGCTACGCAAGTACAAAGAAACTTATTAAGTAGCCCATTAAGAGAAGATCATATAAAAATTGAAGCAAGTTACTTACCTTCATTTAAACTAGCTGGAGATATGTATTATTGGTATAAAATCGATGAAAATCGCTACGGTATTATATTACTAGATGTGATGGGACATGGTGTATCTGCTTCATTAGTTTGTATGTTTATTTCGTCTGTATTACGTGAAACAATTAAATGTTTAATTGATCCAGAACTCGTTATTAAAGAATTAAATAAATATATGACCCTTTTACATAATGAAAATGATAATATTCCATATTATTTTACAGCGATATACTTAGTAGTTAATACAGAAAATAGAACAATTGAATATGTAAATGCAGGGCATCCTTCTGGATATGTTTTAGTTGATGAAACAAATGTAGTTGAACTAGATCGCGGGAGTTGTGCGGTAGGATTTTTTGATGAAATAAAAGTTAAAAAGACAGTTATACCTTTTGAGAAGAACGCTCAAATATTATTGTTTACAGATGGTGTTCTTGAAGCAATTGCAAATGATGAATTTGAGTCTGAAGAGAAATTACGTACTTTTACAGAAAGAAAATGGGGAGATTTAGAAGGCGAGATAGAAGGGTTTTACAAGGAAGAACAAAAGAAAGCGCAATCAGATGATATGTGTCTCATTATGATACAAACGAATGCGAAATAA
- a CDS encoding GlsB/YeaQ/YmgE family stress response membrane protein: protein MGLIITCIVGGLIGALAGMITGKDFPLGIVGNVIAGLIGSWVGSALFGHWGPEWGGIFILPALLGAIVFILIVTFFSRMLRKA from the coding sequence GTGGGACTTATTATTACGTGTATTGTAGGTGGACTTATTGGTGCGTTAGCTGGAATGATTACGGGAAAAGACTTTCCTTTAGGTATAGTTGGTAATGTGATTGCCGGATTAATCGGATCTTGGGTAGGTAGTGCGTTATTTGGTCATTGGGGTCCTGAATGGGGAGGCATCTTTATTCTTCCAGCGTTATTAGGTGCAATTGTCTTTATTTTAATCGTTACATTCTTCTCTAGAATGCTTCGGAAAGCGTAA
- the rsbW gene encoding anti-sigma B factor RsbW gives MMERFEKIEMKIPAKAEYVAIIRLTMAGVANRMGFAYDDIEDMKIAISEACTNIVQHAYKEDVGEIAIVFGLYENRLEIMVADNGVSFDFNNLKRKVGPYDISKPVEHLPENGLGLYLINTLMDDIQIMHDEGMTVLMTKYIQREQVENDGNPISTYESY, from the coding sequence ATGATGGAGAGATTTGAAAAGATAGAAATGAAAATTCCTGCAAAGGCAGAATATGTGGCTATTATTCGTTTAACAATGGCTGGTGTTGCAAATCGAATGGGCTTTGCTTATGACGATATAGAAGATATGAAAATTGCTATTAGTGAAGCATGCACAAATATTGTACAACATGCATACAAAGAAGATGTTGGAGAAATTGCAATTGTCTTTGGGCTATATGAAAATCGATTAGAAATTATGGTTGCTGATAATGGGGTTAGTTTTGATTTTAATAACTTAAAAAGGAAAGTTGGTCCGTATGATATTAGTAAACCTGTAGAACATTTGCCGGAAAATGGTTTAGGTTTATATTTAATCAATACGTTAATGGATGATATACAAATCATGCATGATGAGGGCATGACAGTTTTAATGACAAAATATATACAAAGAGAGCAGGTGGAGAATGATGGAAATCCAATCTCAACCTACGAATCTTACTAA